In Mucilaginibacter sp. KACC 22063, the genomic stretch AGATCAGGGATAACCAGACAACCCTGCAGGCTTTCCTTTTTTATAAAGCCGGATCATTGAGCCTGATTAGTGGCATCGGAGGTTTAAAAGCTGATTGGAATGTAAGCAGCAAAGACTCGCTATATAACCATTTCAATAAAGTATCTGTACTTCCAGCAGCCTATATAAACTATAATTTCGGCCGATCTAAAGTTTCACTGAAATATGCTAAGGAAAGAGCAGCGCCTGCATTAGCTAATCTTTTGCCTGTAACAGATAGCAGCAGGGTACAGCAGGTTACGCAGGGTAACCCCGTTTTGAATCCTTTTTTTAGTAATAAGCTGGAGTTAATATCAGATGTTTTTGTACACGGAATAGGTGCTGTAAATCTGTCAATAAGTTATGCTAAAACCAACGAACCGGTATCTGATAATATCATTTATAATACCGGATATTTTCCATTAAAAACTTTTAGCCAGTTTAGAAATTCGCAAGAGATAACCGGTACAATTTCTTATTTCAACTTTAGCCCCGGAAGGTTTCTGAACCCTTATTTATTTGTTTTTTATCTGTGGAGAAAGCAATATCAGCAAAATGGGCCGCTGATTACACCTGTTGAGCTAAATGCAATAAGCCCGCAGGTGGGATTAAAAATGAACCTCAGTAAACAGCATAACCTTAACCTAAGTATTCAATCCATGATTAACCGGTCTGGTAGTGCTGGGATAAGCCGTATAAGTTCAAACAGGTTTAATGTCGACTTAAAAGATGATGGCCGGATCAGTGATGAACTTTACTATAACATTTCGGCAAAATGGATATTAATTTATGCAAACTCAAATTACAGCGCTATTAAGCCGGTTACAAATTTCAATCTTTATCAGTATGTAGGAAAAGAAAAAAAATGGCAGATTAGTTATGGCGTCAGAAATTTACTTAATGTTAATCAAATCAAGTTGATAAACACAGGTATTACACAGCAAACTACCTCTGCCTACAACTATCTTTCAAGATATTTTAATGTCGGCGTTACTTACTTCCCCGAAAAATGGAAAAAGGCAACGCCATAGTATCTTATATGTTTATTTATCGTTTAAAACCAACTAAATGTTATTCACAATCCCGAGCAATTTGTATGAAAAAGAATTTACTGCTGATCATCTTTATTCTGTCGATAAAGTTCTGCTTTTCCCAGTCTTTAAATCATCCGTTAAATATCAGCCAGCTTAACGGAAAGAAGGTTACTGCCGTAATAGAGAATAAAACGGTTGGAAGTACTGAAATTTCTTCAGACGGCCAGCTTTCACAAAATGCACCTGCAACAGCAAATGGGCCAAGTAAAACCGAAAAGTTAACCTGGGAAATAGCTTTTGACAGTAAATCGGCACAGGAAATTGGTGCATCAAAAAAGCTAAAAAGGATAAACTTTATTTTAGACCGGCCTTTCGGTATTTTGAAATATGATTCTGAAAACTCTTTTGAGTCTACGGAAGGCTCAGAGCGATTAGTGAAAAAATTTACAGACCAGCTCGGCGTAGCAACAACGCATACATCACAAATTAATGATCAAATGTTTGATAATGATGGCAAGCCTGCTTCAAAAACAGATTTGCTTTGGAATAATAATTTGCCGGTTTATGATGGTAATTTATACTGGAATGGCTTGATTTTGACTTTACCATCTGCTGTAAAAACTGAAAAAGGAGCAAACTGGACATCAACTTTAACATTGCCTAACCGAACTGTTGAAACCCTTTTTACCATTACTGATTATAACGCCAGAACATTGACGATAACCTTAAAAAGCAAAGAGACGATAAAAGCAGTCCAAAAAGGATTAAGTGCTGAAGGTGCACCCGCTGGAATGTCGTTAGGATTAACCCCCAAACAAAAAACCTTTGACGGGACACTTACTGTAGACACTTCAACAGGGCTTGTGTTAAGCGGGAAGTTTCAAATAGAAACCACATCTGAACTGGCTATAAATGGGGAGCAGGCAGAAAAGAAGAGTTACTCGATAACTACCCTAAGCAATTCAATAAAATAGTTGATTAGTTAGTTTAATCAGGCGGCGTTTGTACAGCAATATATGGTGCCGTATAATATGACTTAGCTGCCCAGCTGGTATAGGAAAAAATTATAATATACTTGTGCTCAAAAATTTACAAATCGGATTGAAATCCAGCTTTTTTCAGAATGAAAAAAAATTGGTCAGACTTTTTTTAATTTGTCTTAGCTTAGCCCTATTTAATCAAGTTTTTCTTAGTTATATAGCAAATAATTACTTTCCAAAGTATGGTAGCAATCCTTTAGATAAATACGGCCCCGTATTCCAATTCATAATGGCCTGTTTGGTCGCACCTATAGTAGAAACGCTGATCTTTCAATATCTACCTTATCAGATTTTTGAAAAATTAAAGGTTACAAATAGCATTGTAAGAATTGTTATTCCATCTTTAATATTTGCTTTCGATCATAATTTTAATCCAATTTACATGTTAGCGGCATTCAACATGGGATTAATTATGAACTATCTGTTCCTATGGTGCAAAGCCAATAACAAGAATGCTATTTATACTGTCGCTTTATTGCATTTTTTAGTAAATCTTTTGGCTGTTATAACTTAAGTGAAACCAATTAATAAATGAGAAATATCTTATTGCTTTTGAGATTTTACTAATAGCAATTGGTTTTATTTGTATTGTAAACGATCACAGCTATGCAGATAATAAATGATATTACTTATGTCCTGCGATGTAAGCTTATTGAAATTTGGATCGTTTTTGTAAATGCCTTTGTGCTTGTTTTTTATAACGAACTCGTAAATCTTCATGCTATCTACTTTACATAAATCCTGTAGATTTAAAACTTCTTTTTTATCAGTTGATGGTTTATGTAAGTTGTTAGCCATGTGTGAAGATCCAAACAAATGACAATTCATGCAGCCAAGATTGCTTGCAATCCGTTGCCCTTCTCCAATACTTAAATTTTTATTTACTGACTGGGATAATTTTGATTCTTGATAATTACTCTTAGTCTTGCTTTTTGGATTAGAACAGGCAATGGCAAGTATCATTATTATTAAATTACCTGAAATTATTCCGGTTAAAACTGATCGCATTTGCTGGATTATTAAGTTGCTGACGTAATTTTAAAACAGAATTCATATTAGGATTGCGATATGTCGATTAGTCATATTTTGTAAATCGCTCATAATATATTGATAAAGCACATTCTTGTCTTCTTGTTTTAAACGTGTACCTAATGCTGCGGATAAATGATAGATAATAGTTCCGTCATCGGCAGGCGATTCTGTTTATATGATACTATAACACAAGCCATAATTAATAACCTCATTTCTTATCTTTGCAAAAAACCGAACACCATGAAACATGTGCTATTTCTCTTATCCTTATCACTAATTTCCTTTACCCTGTTTGCACAATCCTTTGAAGGAAAGATTATTTATCAGAATACTTTTAAAAGTAAAACACCGAATGTGTCAGACGGACAGTTTAGTACTATGCTCGGTAGCGTTCAGAATTATTACATGAAAGGTGGTGATTATAAATCAGAGAGTAATGGCAAATTTGTACTATGGCAACTTTATGTGAACAAGGATAACAAGTTGTACAGCAAAGTCGCGAACTCCCAAGCGATTCTTTGGAACGATGGCGCTGCAAATCCTGATGAAGTAATTAGTAGTGAATTGCATAAAGGCATAACTGAAATATTAGGATATAAATGTGACGAGTTGGTTTTAACTTGTAAAAGTGGAATTCAAAAATATTATTTCACTTCCAAATTATCAGTGGATTCAAAGTTGTATTCTAATCACCAGTTCGGCAACTGGTATGCCTACTTGTCAAAAGCTAATGCCATTCCACTAAAAATGGTAATTGACAACGTTCAATTTAGAATGGAAAGTGTAGCAACTGAAGTAAAGCTAATGAAATTGGAGGATAATTTCTTTGCTTTGCCGGCAAATGTTCAAGTCGTAAAAAGCCCATACTAGCAATAAGTTAAGAACTGGAGAAGTATTTTAAAAGGGGTAATGTGTTAGATTTAAATTATGAACCACATCAAAAAACTCCTCAGCATTTTCAAACAGCCAAGACCTCA encodes the following:
- a CDS encoding lysostaphin resistance A-like protein; amino-acid sequence: MACLVAPIVETLIFQYLPYQIFEKLKVTNSIVRIVIPSLIFAFDHNFNPIYMLAAFNMGLIMNYLFLWCKANNKNAIYTVALLHFLVNLLAVIT
- a CDS encoding c-type cytochrome, encoding MRSVLTGIISGNLIIMILAIACSNPKSKTKSNYQESKLSQSVNKNLSIGEGQRIASNLGCMNCHLFGSSHMANNLHKPSTDKKEVLNLQDLCKVDSMKIYEFVIKNKHKGIYKNDPNFNKLTSQDISNIIYYLHSCDRLQYK